A genomic stretch from Bacterioplanes sanyensis includes:
- a CDS encoding TIGR03643 family protein: MTLTPDHESRIVEMAWEDRTPFEAIEQQYGLNETQVIRFMRSRLKPSSFKLWRARVSGRATKHQMLRSPAVSRGYCPAQYKHR; encoded by the coding sequence ATGACACTGACACCTGATCATGAATCGAGAATTGTTGAAATGGCGTGGGAAGATCGCACGCCGTTTGAAGCCATTGAGCAACAATATGGCCTGAACGAAACACAAGTGATTCGCTTTATGCGTAGCCGCTTAAAGCCGTCCAGCTTTAAGCTGTGGCGTGCGCGCGTATCAGGGCGTGCCACCAAGCATCAAATGTTACGCAGCCCTGCGGTATCGCGTGGCTATTGCCCCGCGCAATACAAACACCGCTAA
- the mrtJ gene encoding JDVT-CTERM system glutamic-type intramembrane protease MrtJ — translation MSSAPLQKPWYLDPLFWWMQAAALPVWGVALAGSSGQPNLGWMMLHPGAAVSVLLLWPLAEELLFRAGLQTWLLQRWPAHCWVSRANVITSLCFALTHYWLQPGWLALAVFFPSLLFGVLRERHRGVTSSTLLHCSYNVGWFMLFPPLL, via the coding sequence ATGTCATCTGCGCCGCTGCAAAAGCCTTGGTATTTGGACCCGCTGTTTTGGTGGATGCAGGCCGCGGCACTTCCGGTGTGGGGTGTTGCGCTTGCCGGCAGCTCGGGGCAGCCAAACCTTGGCTGGATGATGCTACACCCAGGTGCCGCCGTCTCAGTGCTGCTGCTTTGGCCGCTGGCGGAAGAGCTGCTGTTTCGCGCTGGGCTACAAACTTGGCTATTGCAGCGGTGGCCCGCTCATTGCTGGGTTAGCCGCGCCAATGTGATCACCAGCCTTTGCTTTGCTCTCACACACTACTGGCTGCAACCGGGTTGGTTGGCCTTGGCCGTTTTTTTCCCGTCTTTGCTATTTGGTGTGTTACGTGAGCGCCATCGAGGTGTGACCAGCTCGACGTTATTGCATTGCAGCTATAACGTCGGCTGGTTTATGTTGTTTCCGCCGCTACTTTAG
- a CDS encoding S8 family serine peptidase: MTIKSFLVSASALVAALLPTFAMADTNKLDPALQREWARQQTPATMSAPVRVARSHAKSVNLPALVQLSNDADVPEVLKSLQAMGVQLRSRTGVILSVMVPRAQLGQVAAMDSVLRLEASRAIPKRVKDGVAASGANSLRTGDAPQWQGLTGKGVIVGVVDDGFDFLHPGFRHTDGSTRILALWDQRADAPGSAPSGFSYGGVCTAEMINAAIAQAQANETVTACTQPSSGGHGTHVASIAAGNGADTSAEAAYEYVGMAPEADLILVNGLNETIEVDFGTDTIIDGVAFIRDQAKALNKKAVVNLSLGSYYGPRDGTSLFEQALDSFVVNDGVLVVGSVGNEGDAPIALADTLAASDSRTIGFDVPDGLPQGRIDIWYDGSGRYALTLQGPNSCDTIPELQAPAVGSARVEWWQETGCGYVDMFATDVQSSNGDRQIQITLMDGDTNSLASGRWQLTLTALPGSGDSRFSMITAEQGGQIQIADQAGITQQIITDTASATHVIGVASYNTNYSWESGTGFYDIDADGYGTGPIGDISTFSSRGPRRDCSDLTKCPQVMKPEIAAPGSYIMAAKAHDYEHEFPEEITPSGQYVAFQGTSMASPHVAGALALMWQSFPDESAMQLRARLLGNTKTNTFTPQLPSFSHSVLMPSQPDYTWGYGILAVDQAVNASEPDLGSGTDNPDTGNPDTGTDNPGTDPEQPNSSSSSGGGGCSLGAAGGSMDPTLPLLVILAALALARRRTTTGELV; the protein is encoded by the coding sequence ATGACTATAAAAAGCTTTCTGGTATCGGCGAGTGCTTTGGTGGCAGCTTTGCTGCCAACCTTTGCCATGGCCGATACCAACAAACTCGATCCCGCGTTGCAGCGCGAATGGGCGCGCCAGCAAACGCCTGCGACCATGAGTGCGCCGGTGCGTGTGGCTCGCAGCCATGCCAAATCGGTCAACTTGCCCGCGCTGGTTCAACTCAGCAACGATGCCGATGTGCCAGAGGTGTTGAAATCACTGCAAGCCATGGGCGTGCAATTGCGTTCGCGCACCGGTGTCATCCTGTCGGTTATGGTACCACGAGCACAACTGGGGCAGGTGGCTGCAATGGACTCCGTGTTGCGCTTGGAAGCGTCACGAGCAATTCCTAAGCGGGTAAAAGACGGTGTTGCTGCCAGTGGTGCCAATAGCTTGCGTACCGGCGACGCTCCGCAATGGCAGGGCTTGACCGGTAAGGGCGTCATCGTTGGCGTGGTCGACGATGGGTTCGATTTTTTGCACCCAGGCTTTCGTCATACCGATGGCAGCACGCGCATTTTAGCGCTGTGGGATCAGCGCGCGGATGCGCCAGGCAGTGCCCCCAGTGGTTTCAGTTATGGCGGGGTTTGCACCGCTGAGATGATCAATGCCGCCATTGCGCAAGCACAAGCGAATGAGACCGTCACGGCATGTACGCAGCCAAGTAGCGGCGGACATGGCACCCATGTTGCCAGCATTGCCGCAGGCAACGGTGCGGATACCTCGGCAGAAGCCGCTTATGAATACGTTGGCATGGCGCCTGAGGCCGATCTGATTTTGGTCAACGGTTTGAACGAAACCATCGAGGTGGACTTCGGCACCGATACCATTATTGACGGTGTGGCATTTATTCGCGACCAAGCCAAGGCGTTGAATAAAAAAGCCGTGGTCAACTTGAGTCTGGGCTCTTATTACGGCCCACGCGATGGTACTTCGCTGTTTGAGCAGGCATTGGATTCTTTTGTCGTCAATGACGGTGTTTTAGTGGTGGGTTCAGTGGGCAACGAAGGCGATGCCCCCATTGCGCTGGCGGACACTTTGGCAGCCAGCGATAGTCGCACCATCGGTTTTGATGTGCCAGACGGTTTGCCGCAAGGCAGAATCGACATCTGGTATGACGGCAGCGGTCGTTATGCGCTGACACTGCAAGGTCCGAACAGCTGCGACACCATCCCAGAACTGCAAGCACCAGCGGTTGGCTCTGCCAGAGTCGAGTGGTGGCAAGAAACCGGCTGTGGCTATGTCGATATGTTTGCCACCGATGTGCAAAGCAGCAATGGTGACCGCCAGATTCAAATCACCTTGATGGACGGCGACACAAATAGCCTTGCCAGCGGTCGTTGGCAGCTGACACTGACGGCGTTGCCCGGCTCTGGCGACAGTCGCTTTAGCATGATTACGGCAGAGCAAGGTGGTCAAATTCAGATTGCTGACCAAGCAGGCATTACGCAGCAAATCATCACCGATACTGCCAGTGCCACGCACGTGATTGGTGTGGCCAGCTACAACACTAACTACAGCTGGGAAAGCGGTACAGGGTTTTATGACATCGATGCTGATGGCTATGGCACCGGCCCGATTGGCGACATTTCGACCTTCAGCAGCCGCGGCCCTCGCCGTGACTGCAGCGATCTGACCAAGTGCCCGCAAGTGATGAAGCCTGAAATTGCTGCGCCGGGTTCGTACATCATGGCGGCCAAAGCCCATGACTACGAGCATGAGTTTCCAGAGGAAATTACACCCAGCGGTCAGTATGTCGCTTTCCAAGGGACCAGCATGGCATCGCCGCATGTTGCCGGCGCGCTGGCCTTAATGTGGCAGTCTTTCCCTGACGAAAGCGCCATGCAGCTGCGCGCGCGACTGCTGGGCAATACCAAGACCAATACCTTTACCCCGCAACTGCCGAGCTTCTCGCACAGTGTGTTGATGCCATCGCAGCCGGATTACACCTGGGGCTATGGAATTTTGGCCGTCGACCAGGCAGTCAATGCCAGTGAGCCGGACCTTGGCTCTGGCACCGATAATCCAGATACCGGTAATCCAGATACGGGCACTGACAATCCGGGCACGGACCCTGAGCAGCCAAACAGTAGCTCTAGCTCGGGTGGCGGCGGTTGCAGCTTAGGCGCTGCAGGCGGCAGCATGGACCCAACCCTGCCACTGTTGGTGATTCTGGCTGCCTTGGCGCTGGCTCGCCGGCGCACAACCACTGGAGAGCTGGTATGA
- a CDS encoding GlxA family transcriptional regulator has product MPRANAYPVYFLINQQTHLLDMAGPCQAFHEASELTGQFDLHFVSFDDHATCHQGLMLSNLQTPPSHLPANSIVVVCASKYQPGVYTDESSEKSAHWLRTAPRSDTLILGICTGTFLLGKAGLLNHRQCTTHHSLTMELSDQFPLANVIADRIYLQDRNLFTSAGVTAGIDLCLSLIEQLSSGHCATEVARELVVHRRRMANDPQLSLHVRYRNHVSPLIHAVQDYITSRYRERISITELSEHFRVSQRHLQRLFKDYTGVTMKEYITRIRLEEAKNLLDDCQTVEQAAYLSGFSQTSTFRAAWKKYHGGLPGESKQAATADVD; this is encoded by the coding sequence GTGCCTAGAGCTAACGCTTATCCGGTGTATTTCCTGATTAACCAGCAAACCCATTTGCTGGACATGGCTGGTCCGTGTCAGGCTTTTCATGAAGCCAGTGAACTGACCGGTCAATTCGACCTGCATTTCGTCAGCTTTGACGACCATGCCACCTGCCATCAGGGGTTGATGCTGAGCAATTTGCAAACGCCGCCCAGTCATCTACCTGCAAATTCGATTGTAGTGGTGTGTGCGTCAAAATATCAGCCTGGTGTTTATACCGATGAAAGCTCTGAGAAAAGTGCGCATTGGTTACGTACCGCACCGCGCAGCGACACCCTCATTTTGGGCATCTGTACCGGCACCTTTTTGCTCGGCAAGGCCGGTCTGCTCAATCATCGCCAGTGCACCACGCACCACAGTCTGACGATGGAGCTGTCCGACCAGTTCCCCCTCGCCAACGTCATTGCCGATCGAATTTATCTGCAAGATCGCAACTTATTTACCAGCGCTGGCGTGACGGCGGGGATAGATTTGTGTTTATCACTGATAGAACAATTGAGTAGCGGACACTGCGCCACCGAGGTCGCTCGCGAGTTGGTGGTGCATCGCCGGCGCATGGCTAACGACCCTCAGTTGTCGCTGCATGTGCGCTACCGCAACCACGTCAGCCCGCTGATTCATGCGGTGCAGGACTACATCACCAGCCGCTACCGTGAACGCATTAGCATCACCGAATTAAGTGAGCATTTTCGGGTATCGCAGCGCCATTTACAGCGCCTGTTTAAGGACTACACCGGCGTCACGATGAAAGAGTACATCACGCGCATTCGCTTAGAAGAAGCCAAAAATCTGCTCGACGATTGCCAAACCGTCGAGCAGGCGGCGTATTTAAGTGGGTTTTCTCAAACCTCGACCTTTCGCGCTGCCTGGAAAAAATACCATGGCGGCTTACCGGGCGAGAGCAAACAAGCCGCTACTGCAGATGTTGACTGA
- a CDS encoding dienelactone hydrolase family protein, which produces MLRNGVALLLMLALVPMAVAQARTGDIKYNLVTFTADSNDERLTIAASLAVPKSDSAVPAVIVVHGSGGIDERGSFYSQVLNQAGFATLELDMWAARGLQGGLSRPNHVRDTLPDIYAALDFLQQDERIDHNKVGLIGFSWGGVVAMLMATEDSPEAAGLSALVANYPICWAYNKVPDYDFTEVVDGKSLLIVSGQQDLYDAPGDCDALIQKLPQEDQQQIELLSLPFATHAFELPRASSEFYDPYAFRGAGGTFRFVITRLLLGAQPAIAGIFSVNICSSGLFALAR; this is translated from the coding sequence ATGTTACGCAACGGGGTAGCGCTGCTATTAATGCTGGCGTTGGTACCAATGGCCGTCGCCCAAGCCCGCACGGGTGATATTAAATACAACCTTGTCACTTTTACTGCTGACAGCAACGATGAGCGCTTAACCATTGCCGCCAGCTTGGCAGTGCCCAAGTCCGACAGCGCCGTTCCTGCGGTGATTGTGGTGCATGGCTCTGGCGGGATTGATGAGCGTGGCAGTTTTTATTCGCAGGTATTAAATCAGGCCGGTTTTGCCACGCTGGAGCTGGATATGTGGGCCGCTCGAGGGTTACAAGGCGGCTTGTCGCGGCCAAACCATGTGCGCGATACCTTACCGGATATCTATGCCGCGCTGGATTTTTTGCAGCAAGACGAGCGCATCGACCATAACAAAGTGGGTCTTATCGGTTTTTCCTGGGGCGGGGTGGTGGCCATGTTAATGGCGACCGAAGACTCGCCAGAAGCGGCGGGTTTGTCAGCACTGGTGGCCAATTACCCGATTTGCTGGGCGTACAACAAAGTGCCGGATTATGACTTTACCGAGGTGGTGGATGGCAAATCGTTATTGATCGTTTCCGGGCAGCAGGATTTATACGATGCGCCAGGCGATTGTGATGCTTTGATTCAGAAGTTGCCGCAAGAAGATCAACAGCAGATTGAATTGCTGTCGTTGCCGTTTGCCACTCATGCGTTTGAATTGCCGCGTGCCAGTAGTGAATTTTATGATCCGTATGCCTTCCGTGGCGCGGGGGGTACGTTCCGATTCGTTATAACCCGATTGCTGCTTGGCGCTCAGCCAGCCATAGCCGGGATTTTTTCAGTCAACATCTGCAGTAGCGGCTTGTTTGCTCTCGCCCGGTAA
- a CDS encoding aminotransferase class I/II-fold pyridoxal phosphate-dependent enzyme: MDNTTRAIHSPAVYLDDSHAESIAMTSAYDFHSAADAHARFSGEKPGNVYSRFTNPSVEMFENKLAALEGGDAAIGLASGMSAYLAIAMTFLRQGDHVLLASGIFGTTTHLFRQYFGQFGITATSVQVDDYDAWQAEMRPNTKLMVVESPTNPLMGVADLVKLSTLAKRHDAILVVDNTLLTPVLQQPLQWGADLVLHSAGKFLDGQGRCVGGAIVGRHDLLKPLRAYLRASGICMSPFNAWILSKGIETLKARMNLHEHNARQVFSWLRQQSDIEQVYSTMAADHPNRDVIQRQQTGHSPIITFKLRGDRDHAWRFIDALKLVSRCTNIGDAKTMVTHPATTTHGRYTAEEKQRHGITENLVRLCVGFESPADIIDDLNQALVAAQQPVETAVLVC, from the coding sequence ATGGATAATACCACGCGCGCCATCCATTCACCGGCGGTGTATCTGGATGACAGCCACGCCGAAAGCATTGCCATGACTTCGGCTTACGATTTTCACTCCGCCGCCGATGCGCATGCTCGTTTTAGCGGTGAAAAACCGGGCAATGTTTACAGTCGTTTCACCAATCCGTCAGTGGAGATGTTTGAAAACAAGCTGGCGGCGCTAGAAGGCGGTGATGCCGCCATCGGTTTGGCCTCTGGAATGTCGGCGTATCTGGCCATTGCTATGACCTTTTTACGTCAGGGCGATCATGTTCTGCTGGCCAGTGGCATTTTTGGTACCACCACACATTTGTTTCGCCAGTACTTTGGTCAGTTTGGTATTACCGCCACCTCGGTACAGGTTGATGACTACGACGCCTGGCAAGCGGAAATGCGCCCCAATACCAAGTTGATGGTGGTGGAGTCGCCGACCAATCCGCTGATGGGGGTGGCCGATTTGGTTAAGCTATCGACGCTGGCCAAGCGCCATGATGCGATTTTGGTGGTGGACAACACATTATTAACGCCGGTATTACAGCAGCCTTTGCAGTGGGGCGCAGACTTAGTACTGCACAGTGCGGGTAAGTTTCTTGATGGTCAGGGGCGTTGTGTTGGCGGTGCCATTGTTGGACGTCACGATCTGTTGAAACCTTTGCGTGCCTATTTGCGTGCTTCCGGTATTTGCATGAGCCCATTTAATGCCTGGATTCTCAGCAAGGGCATTGAAACCTTAAAAGCGCGTATGAATTTGCACGAACACAATGCGCGCCAGGTGTTCTCCTGGCTGCGCCAGCAAAGTGATATTGAGCAGGTGTACTCGACCATGGCAGCGGATCACCCTAACCGCGACGTGATTCAGCGCCAGCAAACCGGGCATTCACCGATTATCACCTTTAAGCTGCGTGGCGATCGCGATCATGCTTGGCGGTTTATCGATGCGCTGAAGCTGGTATCGCGCTGCACCAACATTGGTGATGCCAAAACCATGGTCACTCACCCGGCAACGACCACACACGGTCGTTACACTGCAGAAGAAAAACAACGTCACGGTATTACGGAAAACTTGGTGCGCCTGTGCGTCGGCTTCGAAAGTCCGGCGGACATTATCGACGATTTAAATCAAGCCTTGGTGGCGGCTCAGCAACCGGTAGAAACTGCGGTACTGGTCTGCTGA
- a CDS encoding MFS transporter, which yields MQLSRTQLGLVIAVGVLVTFLASAIKGSYQVYFVDLVEQFGIGRGHFALTGAVFGLSIGLVSPLVGWVCDRFGAIQTILSGAVTTALVFAALAYVQWFPLFLFLYGLMAAYALAAMTFVPLGLLVDRVFAHENKGMAFAAITNGTAIGFMVLSPMWVWFNEFLSWTQVCLLIAALFFLVVVPAVLGLQRTLPAIKPAHGSDEDSSEDGVRDEMLKPAFLLLAISFAGCGASMAYIDVHLVPMMQQVLEGSVHKTEVIASSLSILGAAELIGAFVVGWLLRYFKPGLFLAGLYGLRAASMFLIVQTESAWVFWTFAVMFGLTYMGTVIITSMLCLKVYGEKIKGKMFGFLFTIHQVAVFATIWSGGVAFDLTGSYQGVTIGVALFCCFSSITGLLLHGWHKRELQHIGQQPA from the coding sequence ATGCAATTATCACGTACTCAACTTGGCCTGGTGATCGCCGTTGGCGTTTTGGTAACCTTTTTGGCATCCGCCATTAAAGGCAGTTATCAAGTTTATTTCGTCGACTTGGTGGAGCAATTTGGTATTGGTCGCGGCCACTTCGCTTTGACCGGTGCCGTGTTCGGTTTGTCCATCGGCCTGGTATCGCCATTGGTGGGTTGGGTATGTGATCGGTTTGGTGCGATCCAAACCATTTTATCCGGTGCTGTGACCACGGCACTGGTGTTTGCGGCACTGGCTTATGTGCAGTGGTTCCCGCTGTTTCTATTTTTATACGGCCTCATGGCTGCGTACGCTTTGGCCGCTATGACCTTTGTGCCACTGGGTTTGTTGGTGGACAGAGTATTTGCTCACGAAAACAAAGGCATGGCGTTTGCTGCAATTACCAACGGCACTGCCATTGGTTTTATGGTGCTGTCGCCGATGTGGGTATGGTTTAACGAGTTTTTATCGTGGACCCAGGTGTGCCTGTTGATTGCCGCGCTGTTTTTCCTGGTGGTGGTGCCTGCGGTGTTAGGTTTACAGCGCACGCTGCCAGCGATTAAACCAGCTCATGGTAGCGATGAAGACAGTAGCGAGGACGGCGTGCGCGATGAAATGCTCAAGCCGGCCTTTTTGCTCTTGGCCATATCGTTTGCTGGCTGCGGTGCCTCCATGGCATACATTGATGTGCACCTAGTGCCCATGATGCAGCAAGTGCTTGAGGGCAGTGTGCATAAGACCGAAGTGATAGCCTCTTCTTTGAGCATCCTGGGTGCAGCTGAGTTGATCGGAGCATTTGTGGTTGGCTGGCTGCTGCGCTATTTCAAACCCGGGCTCTTTCTGGCTGGTCTTTATGGGCTACGCGCCGCGTCGATGTTTTTGATCGTACAAACGGAATCGGCCTGGGTGTTTTGGACCTTTGCGGTGATGTTTGGTCTGACCTACATGGGTACCGTCATTATTACCTCGATGTTATGCCTCAAGGTCTATGGCGAAAAAATCAAAGGAAAAATGTTTGGCTTTTTGTTCACCATCCACCAAGTGGCGGTGTTTGCCACCATTTGGTCTGGCGGCGTGGCCTTTGACCTGACCGGCAGCTATCAGGGCGTCACCATCGGTGTGGCCTTGTTCTGTTGCTTCTCTTCTATAACCGGGTTGCTGCTACACGGTTGGCACAAACGTGAGCTGCAGCACATTGGCCAGCAACCGGCTTAA
- a CDS encoding TenA family transcriptional regulator, translated as MMMEKNDFKQAMRATLDEHLTLANPLFKHLLNEQQPNTELLKFTTLQGYQLTKYFLTYIEHIFFYCPLPRHKTILLHNLYEEETGALSRTKNHVVLMQDFVRALGISDDEREAAKPLAATQELIDYRLNAVKDTTRLHIGAAAVLVASEGQNLETVGEEARHNILGKVYDLKEEDLLFFSVHQKEDVGHVKQGLAYLADLCTTEEMQQESITAIDHTCRLFYNMYQGIYEHFGLHQLETEAVGEPA; from the coding sequence ATGATGATGGAAAAAAACGACTTCAAGCAGGCCATGCGTGCCACCTTGGATGAGCATTTAACCCTGGCCAATCCGCTGTTTAAGCACTTATTGAATGAACAGCAGCCCAATACTGAGTTGCTGAAGTTCACCACCTTGCAAGGCTATCAGCTCACCAAATATTTTCTGACCTACATTGAGCACATTTTCTTTTATTGCCCGCTGCCACGGCATAAAACCATCTTGCTGCACAACTTGTACGAAGAGGAAACAGGCGCCTTATCACGCACCAAAAACCATGTGGTGTTGATGCAGGACTTTGTGCGTGCACTGGGTATTAGCGACGATGAGCGTGAGGCCGCTAAGCCACTGGCGGCTACACAAGAGCTAATCGATTACCGCCTAAACGCAGTAAAAGACACCACCCGTTTGCACATTGGTGCTGCAGCGGTGTTGGTAGCCAGTGAAGGTCAGAACCTGGAAACGGTGGGAGAAGAAGCTCGCCATAATATTCTGGGCAAAGTTTACGATCTGAAAGAAGAAGACCTGTTGTTTTTCTCCGTGCATCAAAAAGAAGACGTTGGCCATGTAAAACAAGGTCTGGCGTATCTGGCGGACTTGTGCACCACAGAAGAAATGCAGCAGGAGTCGATTACTGCCATCGATCATACCTGTCGACTGTTCTACAACATGTATCAAGGCATTTATGAACACTTTGGTCTGCATCAACTGGAGACTGAAGCCGTAGGGGAGCCTGCTTAA
- a CDS encoding GNAT family N-acetyltransferase — translation MKQYPDFLLIEQPQQLQPVFSSLMHLLELSAADDAILGLAEPMTDAQHAGWLRDLSAQLEEGILKILIAVDATGEVCLCCMLKGSRQDTTRHIYDLQKGFIRADLRKTGLLPKAMLKIAQIARNNGVDVLTLDVRGGTPAHSLWKAIGFKTYGILNDYSRRPDRRRPGSYVSFAGYYMSITTDALLEQFGMLEELAESVG, via the coding sequence ATGAAGCAGTATCCCGACTTCCTTCTAATTGAGCAGCCTCAGCAGCTGCAACCGGTTTTCTCATCTTTGATGCATCTGTTGGAACTGAGCGCCGCCGATGACGCCATTCTTGGCTTAGCGGAGCCCATGACAGACGCACAACACGCCGGTTGGTTGCGTGACCTGAGTGCTCAATTGGAGGAGGGCATCTTAAAGATATTAATCGCAGTGGACGCGACCGGTGAGGTGTGCCTGTGTTGCATGCTGAAAGGCAGCCGCCAGGACACCACCCGACACATATACGACCTGCAAAAGGGATTTATTCGCGCAGATTTGCGCAAGACAGGTTTGCTGCCCAAAGCCATGCTCAAGATAGCGCAGATAGCCCGTAATAACGGTGTGGATGTACTGACGTTGGATGTACGTGGTGGAACCCCGGCCCACAGCTTGTGGAAAGCCATCGGTTTTAAAACGTACGGTATTTTAAACGACTACTCGCGCCGGCCAGATCGTCGCCGGCCGGGCAGCTATGTCAGCTTCGCTGGGTATTACATGAGCATCACCACCGATGCCTTACTGGAACAATTTGGCATGCTGGAAGAGCTGGCCGAATCGGTGGGTTAA
- a CDS encoding YheT family hydrolase has translation MMWWVGLCLVVAIWAYYVSSAARRPELHYLATAEHQRLLQQIPQLQQRFWVTPWLFNGYLQLLWLGLRKRFAAPLQYDRSEPMVMADGGTTALHWLDRGVSDDTPIIIVLHTITGSAHSMRGLMQDLQQQTGWRMVLCERRGHGELALTSAKFNTMGDVEDLVEHVVAIEAQFPSAPLYMMGVSAGTGLLTRYLVQQGQNTPVKAAFSYCPGYDIEVAFSRAAPWLSKKMARKLIQQFVTPNETVLLNHATALEAPDDYHALASAQSLQQFQERLYRFSGYDSLADYMAHCNPVNGMENIAIPVMVLNAEDDPICAADNVRDFQAMLSQLPEVMLVITRRGTHCAHFSGIWPKPWAHQLAGRYFLVCQQASGSD, from the coding sequence ATGATGTGGTGGGTTGGCTTGTGCCTGGTGGTGGCGATTTGGGCGTATTACGTGAGCAGTGCGGCGCGACGGCCAGAGCTGCATTATCTGGCGACGGCAGAGCACCAGCGCTTACTGCAACAAATTCCGCAGCTGCAGCAGCGCTTTTGGGTCACGCCTTGGCTGTTTAACGGTTATTTGCAGTTGTTGTGGTTGGGGCTGCGCAAGCGCTTTGCTGCGCCGCTGCAGTACGATCGCAGCGAGCCCATGGTGATGGCAGACGGCGGTACCACGGCGCTGCATTGGTTGGATCGTGGTGTCAGTGACGATACTCCTATCATCATCGTGCTGCACACCATTACTGGCTCGGCGCACAGCATGCGTGGCCTAATGCAGGACTTACAGCAGCAAACTGGCTGGCGCATGGTGTTGTGTGAGCGCCGTGGGCATGGTGAGTTGGCGCTGACATCGGCCAAGTTTAATACCATGGGCGACGTCGAGGATTTGGTCGAGCACGTGGTTGCCATCGAAGCGCAATTTCCCTCGGCGCCCTTGTACATGATGGGGGTCTCCGCTGGCACCGGTTTACTGACTCGCTACTTGGTGCAGCAGGGGCAAAATACACCGGTGAAGGCGGCGTTTTCTTATTGTCCTGGGTACGATATTGAGGTGGCTTTTTCGCGCGCGGCGCCTTGGTTGAGCAAGAAAATGGCGCGCAAACTGATTCAGCAGTTTGTCACGCCCAACGAAACCGTGTTGCTGAATCATGCCACCGCGTTAGAGGCGCCCGATGATTATCACGCCCTGGCCTCGGCGCAATCACTGCAGCAGTTTCAGGAGCGTTTGTATCGCTTTTCAGGCTACGACAGCCTGGCGGATTACATGGCGCACTGCAATCCGGTAAATGGCATGGAAAATATTGCCATCCCGGTGATGGTATTAAACGCCGAGGACGACCCCATCTGTGCTGCTGACAATGTACGCGACTTCCAAGCCATGTTATCGCAGCTGCCCGAAGTGATGCTGGTGATTACACGTCGCGGCACACACTGCGCGCATTTTTCCGGCATTTGGCCAAAGCCCTGGGCGCATCAGCTGGCTGGTCGTTACTTTCTTGTTTGTCAGCAAGCGTCTGGCAGCGACTAG